A single window of Caldicellulosiruptor bescii DSM 6725 DNA harbors:
- a CDS encoding extracellular solute-binding protein produces the protein MSKVKKILRLFVVSICIAGLLLTSIGVLGASKSKYSFKLTIMAQYFGTEPAPSNSPVILKAEQYLKTDLEFTWVPADGYNDKLNIMLASGNLPMVVYVPGKTASIIGACKAGAFWELGPYIKQYKNLKAIPDIVLWNSSIDGKIYGIPRSRTLGRNGIVYRKDWAKNVGITKLETIDDLYNMLKKFTYNDPDKNGKNDTYGMIVCNYNGPFYITLTWFGGPNGWGLNKNGQLVPTFLTNAYIENLKFWRKMYQEKLFNHDFPSVPGARWEDYYSQGKGGVKIDVIDSANRIYNGLKNNGIIPKDAKDTDIMDVVVSVKGKYGLRNMPTSGYAGYLMVSKTSVKDMNTFKKVMSILDKFGDRTMQDLFGYGLPNRHYKLVDGKIDPIPNLPADLSREISGLNQVLHFYPANGGTPRYMTPLLQLQADMQALNEKLNILVPNPAEALIGMSDTYIKRGVTLDNMIEDARVKYITGQLNDQGFKKVLDNWRRQGGDQIIKEVNALYRKYKKNIPYKEDIYKILNP, from the coding sequence ATGAGTAAAGTTAAGAAGATTTTGAGGTTATTTGTAGTTAGTATCTGTATTGCAGGTTTGTTGTTAACATCAATAGGAGTATTGGGTGCATCAAAATCAAAGTATTCGTTTAAACTCACAATCATGGCTCAGTATTTTGGGACAGAGCCTGCGCCATCAAATAGTCCAGTAATTTTAAAAGCAGAACAGTACCTAAAAACTGACCTGGAGTTTACATGGGTACCTGCCGATGGTTACAATGACAAATTAAACATTATGTTAGCAAGTGGAAATCTTCCAATGGTGGTTTATGTACCAGGAAAAACTGCGTCTATAATTGGTGCATGTAAAGCAGGAGCATTCTGGGAACTTGGACCGTATATAAAGCAATATAAGAATTTAAAAGCAATCCCGGATATAGTTCTGTGGAACTCTTCCATTGATGGTAAAATATATGGTATTCCACGTTCAAGGACCTTGGGAAGAAATGGTATTGTTTATAGAAAAGACTGGGCTAAAAATGTTGGTATCACTAAGCTTGAAACTATTGATGATTTGTACAACATGTTAAAGAAGTTTACTTACAATGATCCAGATAAAAATGGAAAAAATGACACATATGGAATGATTGTTTGCAACTACAATGGACCATTCTATATTACTCTCACATGGTTTGGTGGTCCGAATGGATGGGGATTGAACAAAAACGGACAGTTGGTGCCAACTTTCTTGACAAATGCATATATAGAAAATTTAAAATTCTGGCGAAAGATGTATCAAGAAAAGCTGTTTAACCATGACTTCCCGAGTGTTCCAGGTGCAAGATGGGAGGATTATTACTCACAGGGTAAAGGTGGAGTAAAGATTGACGTTATAGACTCTGCAAACAGAATTTACAATGGCCTCAAGAACAACGGTATCATTCCAAAAGATGCAAAGGATACAGATATAATGGACGTTGTTGTGTCTGTGAAAGGTAAATATGGTCTAAGAAATATGCCGACTTCTGGTTATGCGGGGTATCTGATGGTTTCAAAGACAAGTGTAAAAGATATGAATACATTCAAGAAAGTAATGTCGATATTAGATAAGTTTGGCGACAGAACAATGCAGGATCTGTTTGGTTATGGACTACCGAACAGACATTACAAACTTGTAGATGGTAAAATAGATCCTATTCCAAACTTGCCAGCAGATTTGTCAAGAGAAATAAGCGGACTTAACCAGGTTCTACATTTTTATCCTGCAAACGGTGGAACACCAAGATATATGACTCCACTTTTGCAGCTGCAGGCAGATATGCAAGCTTTGAATGAAAAGCTCAATATTCTTGTGCCAAATCCGGCAGAAGCATTGATAGGTATGTCAGATACTTATATCAAACGCGGTGTCACACTTGATAATATGATAGAGGATGCGCGCGTTAAATATATTACTGGTCAGCTCAATGACCAGGGCTTTAAGAAAGTTCTTGATAACTGGAGAAGGCAGGGAGGAGACCAGATTATAAAAGAAGTAAATGCACTGTATCGTAAATATAAAAAGAATATTCCTTACAAAGAAGACATATATAAGATTCTCAATCCTTAG
- a CDS encoding carbohydrate ABC transporter permease, translating into MRQNKTVASTIFDVFNHIFLGIWAIITVLPFLYVLAASFAPDSEIKTRTFFIIPHNPTLLTYKFIFASNYFLRSMLNSVIITVGGTLVNLFFTFTMAYALSKKHFIGRSIVLNGIIFTMLFGGGMIPTYLLVKSLGLLNSYWALWLPGAISPFNFFVVKNFFQEMPQDLEDAARIDGCTEAQVLWKIILPLSKPIIATFALFYGVGHWNSWFGALLYINDAEKWPVQLILRQIVMLSTTLASDLTQFDPNFQPPQESLKMAIIVVATLPIMLLYPWLQKYFIKGMFIGSLKE; encoded by the coding sequence ATGAGACAGAATAAGACAGTAGCAAGTACTATTTTTGATGTTTTTAATCATATATTCCTTGGAATATGGGCGATAATAACTGTTTTACCTTTCCTATACGTTTTGGCTGCATCTTTTGCTCCAGATTCAGAAATAAAAACGAGGACATTCTTTATAATTCCTCATAATCCTACTCTTCTCACCTATAAATTTATTTTTGCTTCAAACTATTTTCTTCGTAGTATGCTCAACAGTGTGATTATCACGGTAGGAGGTACCTTGGTAAATCTGTTTTTCACATTTACAATGGCATATGCTCTTTCAAAAAAGCACTTTATAGGCAGAAGTATTGTCTTAAATGGCATAATATTTACAATGCTTTTTGGTGGAGGAATGATTCCTACATATTTGCTGGTAAAAAGCCTGGGTCTCTTAAATTCTTATTGGGCACTATGGTTGCCAGGTGCAATTAGTCCCTTTAACTTCTTTGTTGTCAAAAACTTTTTCCAGGAAATGCCACAGGATTTAGAGGATGCAGCAAGAATTGATGGATGTACAGAAGCTCAAGTGTTGTGGAAGATAATACTTCCTCTTTCAAAGCCTATTATTGCGACATTTGCTTTGTTCTATGGAGTGGGGCATTGGAATTCATGGTTTGGAGCGCTTTTGTATATAAACGATGCTGAGAAATGGCCTGTGCAGCTAATTTTAAGGCAAATAGTAATGTTGTCAACCACGCTTGCTTCGGACCTAACACAATTTGATCCTAATTTCCAACCTCCACAGGAGTCGCTGAAGATGGCAATAATTGTCGTAGCAACTTTACCAATAATGCTTTTGTATCCATGGCTTCAGAAGTACTTCATAAAAGGTATGTTTATTGGTTCATTGAAGGAGTGA